The sequence ttatttaataatttcccCCTGAGATCCACAACAAAGTCCTAATAAGTTCTTCATAACCATTATCCAATTTCACTAATTTCCAATCATCTTTTCACTCCCTCCCCATAGTGGGggttattatgaaaaaaataaactctTTTTGGGCCTGTTTGGAATTTTACAGTTTGTTTTCATAGTACAATGTTCTCTTTAATCTCTAGATAAGATTTAGCAATTAGATTCCTCACGGTGTGACCCCTTTAAAAACtctctagagcagtggttcccaaaccttttagcttggagtaccccctgaagggattaccatccttccgcgtaccccctctcttccacttcaactgcagtcacacctttaccattaaaggacaatatttgccccctaaattgatttttcagtgcatttttttacctttctgaataactttataaaataaatactgttttaaataaaaaaaatgtccaatagagaaatattcaatgatggtaaaactaagcaaaacttttaaatattaaactaaaaccgccaatagatggcagcaagtcactgtttttatgagtgagtcatcgagtcattcattcagtaacgaagcaagtggctgtgaatgaatcattgcaTCATTGACTCTCTCGATTCTTTCAAAtccgcagaattgttcgcgagATTGTTCGTGttttgtagttctgctgtggttttcattagaactattatttcattgcaaaatagagtaaatacttactgtttaaaatgtacattttatttttttaccttttgtataataatgtcacatTTGCAGTTATGTGGATGTATTTGGGAACaatgcattcttgctcgttatcatcgtacaagaactcacacaaagGTATGTTTTTGCTCTTCACGCGAGTAAGTGCTGAATCCCcacttttattgtaatttttacacttttacatttcattgtcgagaacgacagtaatttagcgcgatttaaggcagcagattcGCCACGCAATCCatcatatgcatgctgcttgtgtggatagagtcatttttgactgcaaaagATGAGgtcatttgattaaatgtactggattcatgacattttggcagttagaaatgcatgctcgattttaatattattttaaggtagaattaaatgaactactctttttttttttttttattaaattaactactcagcattttgtttgtgtacccccttttgtcacctcacgtaccccagtttgggaaccactgctctagagcTATAATGGCTTAATTTAAAAGCTTGGAATGAATGTTAAAGTATTATACTCTTGAAAAGCTGCCGCTTTGTTCTGACTCCTGACATGTAAATTTCTGCCTGATTGCAACAAGGACTATACAACAGTGCAGAAATGAAACAGCAAGAATCTTTGGAGGGGGAGGTACGGGGTCAGAGAAAGGGTGACATTTTTTCACACAGAGCGCTGGCAGCACACTGAGCGCTATACTGGTGCGCCGAAACCTGTCAACCAATATGTGAGGAGGGCTCATTCAGAGGACATTGCGATTTTGTGCACGTCGGTAGTTTGGAAGGAAAACGAATCAAAACACAGGGTGTGTGGGAAGTCATGGTGAGTTGTGTGCGGTAAAAAAAAGCagaaaagaaacaaagacaGACTCCCTGAGCCGGATTTGTCTTAATAAAAGATGCCCATTAGTCATAGTGTTGTGCTGAATTGATAATCAGCATAGCCCAGTGTCTGAGAAACGCAGATAAACAGATGCATGTTTATGGAGAAAGCTGACCCAGATTGCTCTGCAGATTAAGCAAACTTCTGAAGACACATTCACAGGTTAGAAAATGTCAAACGTTGAGGTTAACAGATAAAACAGATAAAAATACTCACTGTATCCCATTCCTTGTACAAAGTATTTGAAGGCTTCGGCCAACTTTCCAGGCTGTTGGGAGATTAGACATCATTTAAACAGGTTTACACATTCATATTACATAATTCATACTTGAACATTGGTGAAGATAACAGCAAGGGTGGAGGTGTTTAAtttgcctggaaaatccagcctcacAACTGTACCAGCAGATGAGTCTGGTCGGCCATTTAATCAATTCGATTTCTAGGGCGGAGCAAatccgagcaaacaggaagcggagtaaaacaatcagagaagggcggatatgacgttagcaaagcgacaagagagtcaacagtgaaaagtaaataattaatgtgtttttggtcatttaaaactgaattcacagctgaatagaacaaactctcgGGACTCCCGTGCGCAATCTTTGTTGATAATGAAGGGATTTTCGCcgcactagagtgacgctgtttacgtcactgaaataaatgaatctcattgcacggtacggtttggagttgactcgaaTCGCGATGGAGGgcggactgaccagactgatatatcttgtagaagatatatcaTTCTGGCCTTGCCAGGCAAGTGTTTAACATGGTGTTCAATATCAAGAAAAAATAAAGATCAGGACTAACCTGCACAACCTGAGGCAGACCGCCACAGTCAGCCATCTggcatagagagagagagaattaaaataatgtacagAGATAAAGAGATACAAATATCATTGTAAAGAACACACAGTTCACAAAGTACCATTTCAGGAGAGCAAAAAATTTGGATTTAAAGATTAACAGTTAGGCCTTTGCAAAATACCCATGTTGTCTTACCTTCAGCAAGGTGGTCTTTGTTGGATTTAACCTAGAGTTACATTCAAcctgtaatataaaataattcaatAGACTTTAAATAGTGAAGGTgcagcaacaaaggaaaaaaggtaacacttcagtttagggtccaattctcactattaattagttgcttattagcatgcatattactcgaatattggctatttattagtacgtATAAAGCCCATATTAATGCCttttctgcatgaccatattctacatcccttaatcctacccaatacctaaacctaaTAACTACCTTACCATctgttaataagcagtaattaggagtttattgaagCACCAGTCATAGATAATAGTTCATAGTGAGAATATGACAAACTAAATTGTGatcgggaaaaaaaaaaaggcaaacttACAACAGCCTCCACAGCAGGGGAAGTGTCTCCAACCACCAGAAGAGCAGGGCATCTGTACAAGGACAAACAGTGGTGAAAAGTAATAcacaagaataaaataaaataataaaaaataaaatagcttACGTCAACGTCTTCACTGTGTTTTCGTTGAGACCGGCAACTGGCCTCTCGATTCCAAGGTCTTGACGCCTGTTAAAACGAAAAACCTAATTTAGAAGGTTTGTCAGCTTAAGTAATGACCAATACAGACaatttctttaatgaaaagTAACTTACGCATTGTATGAGCCACAGAAGAGGGCCAGGTTGTCCTGGTTGATGTCCTGGGCAATGTGCAGACGGTATGTTTGAATCAGTTCTTGGTTGTCAGTCAGCTCCTCCTAATTTATCagaacaacaaataaaaaacattgtgtttaaagagaaataaaagCCAGCTGGCACTCATGGTGCTCACAAAGCGTTATGGGAATGATTGTTGTAAAGCCAGAGGGGTTTACTCACAGTGCTGAAGTGATGAGACATCACAATATCCACTAGATTGCTAGTCCACCCAGTGagctagaaaaaataaataaatctgaataATATAGATAAGGATAACATTAtgaaagtaataaaatataaatataatcatgCATCTGTGGAACAGTCCTTAGGGCACTAACAGTTTACAGGCGGAAGAAAATTAATGTCACAATTCTTATAACTTAGGACACTAAAGAGACTATTCTACTGACTGCAAAACACCAGGAGAAAGATGATCCCTGATCACATGCGTAAACAGGTTATAGACCTGCTGCAGGGAGGCATGAGGACTGCAGATGTGAATAGCGCAATGAACTGAAATGTCTATAATGTAAGACAGTGCTACAGGGAGACAGGAAGGACAGCTAATCGTCCTTGCAGTGCCAAACCATGTGTAAGCATATGTGTCCCCAGACGCGTTTAAGAACTTGGATGTGCCTTAGTGCAAGAGTGAAGCAACATCTCACAgcaagaacaggcaaatctatatataaaataaaatactgcatATTCACCTATATAATCACCATCTGTTTGTTCACCCTTTATACTCACCTTGGAAGCAGCCCAGTCTATCCAGCCCTCAGCGCAGGGGTCCACATTGATCAAAACCAGCCCCTCTACCAGGGACGGCTGAATCAGCTGCAGACAGAGCAAAGGATTTATTTAGGGTCTTTAATGAGGGAAACGTGGGGAGAGTGATTTAAAAATGCATGTAGTCATGGCAGAAGAGGAGCTTTTAGCAGCTGAACTCAGCCGCTGCTGCAGCTGACTGTCACTGACATTAATTTTTCAGTGTGCCAGTCTATGCACACACATATGAAGAGAGGACGAGAGAGCACAGCACAGGAAAATGACACAGGTCACTTAGCATTACATGAATGAGAAAAGAGAGAGGGGAAGGGATGTATTATGGGTTGTTTTGCATAAAAGAAATGCTGAATAGCTTGTGAGTGTGTCAGAGATATTTAGACTTTGATCAATAGCCTCAGATGCTTGAGGCTGCAGTGCACGCAGTGAAAGAACAGTCCTGCATTCAGAGCCTCTGGGGGAAATGCAGTTTTGCGGCACTATTTTGACTCTGCTCTAAAAGGGCAGGTGGGGATGATATAAAAATATGTGATATAGCGGTTTGATATAGGCCATGTACAGCAGTTAAATATGCACCAtcattttagtgttttattgttaaagggttagttcacccaaaaatgaacattctgtcattaattattcaccctcatgtcgttctacacctgtaagaccttcgttcatcttcagaacacaaattaagatatttttgataaaatccgatgactcagtgaggcctccattgccagcaagataattaacactttcagatgcccagaaagctttATTCGACAATATCTTGTGATGGgtaatttcaaaaacactgcttcatgaaacttcaaagctttacgaatcttttgtttcgaatcagtgattcggagcgtgtatcaaactgcttaagtcacgtgatttcagtaaacgaggctttgttacgtcataagtgttttgaaatttcattggttcaccactggggggcatgATTTTGGCAATTTGATACGCgttctgaaccactgattcgaaacaaaagattcgtaaagcttcgaagcagtgttttgaaatcgcccatcactaaatattgctgaataaagttattttgtttttttggggcaCAAGAAGTAttttcgtcacttcataacattaaggttgaataactgtagtcacatgaactgttttaaatacatctttagtagctttctgggcatctgaaagtgttaattagataattaacactttcagatgcaggcctcattgagccatcagattttatcaaaaataccttaatttgtgttccaaagatgaatgaaggtcttacgggtgtggaacgacatgaggttgagtaattaatgacataatttttatttttaagtgaactaacccttcaactaaaactaactattaaatataatttttgtgaAATGATGTATAACTTTATCTTTTAAATCTTGCCTTGGGaactaattgaaataaaacaagttCAATTTGAagtaataaaattactaaacataaataaataaaataaaaataattaaatactaatactaaaaatataactatatatataaaatataaaaaaaacataaaaaactaataataataatgacaaagccataacaaaattactaaacttATAATAACTAATTATATAAACTAAAATTTCCAGTAAAGTGTTTATGAAGTTTATAGCATTACATGtagtgtaaaataaactgttatttttgtaaattaaatattattaattataaaaacaaattaattatttgttttaattttttttttttttaaagaaaactactaaaaatctaaaaaatatatttttttatactttcaAAAATGTGTTGTAAATATTTTTGGACAACAGGCGGGTGAAAATGTTGCAGGAGAATTAAAATTTGAACTTGACATGAGACAGCAGAAAAAAATTCTTTTTGTTGATCCCTACAAGGTACTTGATTTACAAATTGTTATTGTACAGCCACATTACATTCCAAAGAGAGTTTAAAATGGCTCGGTTTATGGTGAATTACTAATAATTGACAAAATCTCCATTcgccatttatttattttagtaaaaacagaaaacagcaaACAAGTTAAACTGTTGGCATCCATGTTCCTTGTTTACAGCTGAGAGACTCCAAAATGTTGCTATGGTTACGCCGACTGGTTTGGGAGGGAATTCAGTATTCCGTATACAAACAGAATGCTAATTTAGGGGATTCAATACCgttataaagaaagaaagaatgagtgagacagagagaaaggCACAGACAATCTTTTAagataataaaattaaagcgaaatgaaaagttgaaaaATGTCAGAGAACTCACAGCAAAGCGGGATAAGATGTATGCACCTGCTCCCACACCAATGCCAATCACGCTGTTCACCCTGCAAACGGATACATACACATCCTGTCACTTTCAACATCTGCAGTATTTCATCAGTGCTTCCTACAGAGAAATATTGTAATTCACTCAAACCGTGACAAACTGTCACTGTGTCCTACAGATGCAGTGATGTCCAGACCGCAGGTTCACAGACAGACCTCACTGATTGATGTGGTGCAGAGTAATTCATTACTAATGGACCAGCTGGACTTTGTTACTTACTTCAGCTGAGTCAGGACTGAGGATAACATCTCTGCCAGCTCATCCATGGTAGGGTACTGGTACCTGAAGAGCAACAAAGacagaaaatgagaattatataACCAATGGGAATATGACCAACTAATACTAACCAAGGGAATATATATCTAATAAATAACACCACTCTGCATCATATTTGCTAAATGAAATCCAAAATAAGTGCCTGTTTGCACACCACACTTTCTCACAAAATATGACATGGAATTCATAGCATTTTTGCTTCTTACAACCATTTGTAAGGTGAAGACAACTTGTATCATCCCTTAAATCACCAGAAACATTGGCACAAAGACATGATTCCCATCTTCCTCTGAGCCAACTTAGAACTCTTTGTTCTAAGTCGGCTCAACTGAATTTCACatatatgacattattttatggCTAATCATTATTTAGATTAGAATTATGTTAGAATTATGGCCAGTAATGAAAGAAAATGCAAACATAAGTCAGATGTCTTCTGCTACATCTGTGGGTAATTTataaatagagaaaaaaaaaaattgtgaaaaaaaaaaacccatcaaattacataatatttgtaaatttcttGCAAATCAGCAGAAATTGTTTTTCAAGATGCAGGGCTGTGTAATCACAACATTTTGACAATGTGTTTAATGGCAGTATTGCCTCATTGGCTGTAGGAACGTGCCACTCACCCTGTGGGAAAGGGGGGTGCTGCCTCCTGCTGGCCAGGGGCGTCCACGTGCACGACGGCAAAGTGCTGAGTGATCTCCATCATGTCCTCAAAGTTAAACAGCGTATTGAAGCAGGACTTGTCTGAAAACCGACCAAACACCATCTTCATCATCTTACTCATATTTCTGACAAGTATACAATCTGTctgttatttaattatattcacATACGGTTGAGGCCAATGTCATGGTAGGTGAGAATGACAGGGCGGTTGCCTTTAGGGGTGCCTCGCATGGTCACATGGAGCACACCGTAGGGCGTCTCAATGTCATGCTCCTGGAACAAACAAGAAGTCAAATACAGACAATAAAATCTCTCCTCAAAACTTCTTCAAGCTACCAGGAAATGCTTTAGGATTTACTATGCTACTAAGTGAGTGAAGTGTTGGTGCTGCTGCTTTCAGGAAGTGTGTATTTGTGTAGTAAATGATATCTCCCATGAGAGGCTCAGACAGATGGCTGCAGGATCAATAGAAAGATCTAGAGGGAAGGCCAAGCAGCTGCATATAATCACGATTCAGTTCCACCAAGCATCAGTATTTTTGCATTATGGGTGTGTGCCTTAGTAATGCTTAGAAAGGCATTATACAATGATTTGGGCTTATGGTATATATATAGAATCCCTGGGCATTCAATTAACAATTGAAGATTAGTGAAATGATCATATGAATTTATCCAGTGATTCATTTTTATTGTCTAGATTAAATCCATTGGATTTATGTCAGTGATCTAAATGCAGAAAtctaatatgaataaaaaacacataaatgtTGAAAGGATGAACTCCTTGTACTGTAATTTCACTCTAGTCATCATCATCCAAATGTGTTTAGGAAGCAATCCAAAATCTATGAAGCATCCTTCTAAGAGCCCAATTAGTGCAGTAATATAGTAGCTGCTTATCCTAGATACGAGGGCAAACATATTACACACAAACTACCCTGCTGCTCAAAAATTTGGGCTCagtaagtttatttttctttaaaattaataattttattcatcaagggtgaattaaattgatcaaaagaggATTAAactaatttataatgttacaaaagatttctatttcaaataaatgctgattgTTTGAAAGAATcctggggaaaaaataaaaatcatggtttccacaaaaatttgAAGCAGTGCAATTGCTTTTTAACATGAAGAAGATATATGTAAAGGAAGAAgcagcaccaaatcagcatcatataatgatttctgaaagatcatttctttcataaatgacattttaaaatgtctaaaaacagaaaatagttgtaatattatttccaaatattgctgttttactgcattattgatcaaataaatgcaggcttggtgagcataagaggcttctttcaaaaacattaaaaaaaaaaaaaaaaagttttaaactaGTGTATATAAAAAGATAACCTCTAAACATAAATGCTTCCTCTGGTAAAATAAAAGCCATCAATGTGGATGCTGGCCAGATGCTTCTGAGCCACACTGGGAGCGGCTGCAGAACAAAACCATCATCTTGAGAGTATGACTTTGCAGAACTGTAACACACTGTGTAAGCACAGAGTGCTTTTCAAAAAGAGTAAAGCTCTGAGTCTTAATATTCACTGATTCATATTGCACACAAGATTGGAAAGCAAAAAATGACTGAAATCACCAGTAAAATCTAATTGGCTGCTTTATGCAACTCCTGCGAATTTTTTTTGTGAGGCAAGTATTGAGTCAGCTAGTTCTcattacaaagttcacacattTTCTGCTATTTTAAAGCGAGTCAGTGCATTATCTCAAAGAGTCTATTTCATATAACCCCACTCCTAAATAACATGTAAAAACAAAGCAAACCGATTAATCAGGTTCAGTCTATCCGGAGTCAGTCTATCCGGAGAAGGCTACAATGACGACCAGACTGTGACGTCCCTACCCATATGATCCTTCAAATCCAACTGATCTAATCCAAGATGGAGCCGTCATATGCCTGAGAGAGCAGAGAGATTCCTCAACAGGATAAGAAGTTATTatacaaaattcacttttatacgATGTCtgaacacagatgtgtgtccacagtgtgtgtaagccaataatggtaaaaatcctcCCACTCCTTTTTtgatgataatcaaaaccaaacagatgttttgttagTTTCTGGCAGAGTATCTGAGGCATGAGTTGTACAGGCTCCTCCTTCTTCTGTAAAGCGGgatggggagcagcagctcatttgcttgcactcaaaaatgggcatttacaacattgtctaataaatgatctgtggggtattttgagctgaaccttcacagatacattccggggacacctgagacttatactactacatcttgtaaaaagtgGCATAATAGGTCAAGGTTAAGAGATTAATGAACAGAATGTCTCAGATAAATATCTGctgatataaaattataattgttttaatgttttattcaatctatatatcatcagaaggagaTACGGTACACGTCGCCCAGAAGGAAACTGGGAAGGTTGTCCTGAGCTTGTATTGAGGGAGGACCAACTAAGGTCCTGGTGTTTCTTGATGGAATGTCATGTTCAGTGATGTATATATTGACATCACAAGGTTGGActtgtgtgcatgtatgtatttatgcATGCATTATatacagagatagatagatagagagagagagagaaaattcTGCGCATGACAGCTTCCTCTCCATCAATAATAGAATGAGTCACAGCAGAGGGACACAAGAGTCCTGAGGTAAGAAAAATTTGCTTCTATACTGAAGCTCTTTGTGTGAATAAGAGTCACATAATTGTGACTGGCTACTTTTTGTAAATACCTTTCTAGCTTCGGGGCCATCTTATATGTTGAAGTTGGCATTAAATGGAAATTTACCCAATCTCTTTTCTAAATGCACGCTATTGTGAACGATTAATAAAATTGATATTGTAATTttcaaattaatataataactgGATCTTCCGGAGAAACAACAGAATTCTCTTCAGTGAGATGATTGGTCACTACTGCCGTTTCATCATGACttcaaacactgacaaaaaataGATGTACGCAGACATATGCAAAATGTACAGTCATTCTTACAGGAAAACAAGCCAAAAATATTTATGACTCATCCTGCATTACACAGattttgtccaatcaaatgcccTCTAGAGAATGTTCCGCCCCTAATGCTACCTTCAACCAACTAGCAAGTAGCAAATCATGATTCATGGCTGTGATATAATTAaatcattaatattcattaaatatGTCCCATCCAAACTCCATGTTTCAATACATcaatatggaaaaaaaactgCTCATGAAATGATTTTATAGGGTCTTTAATATAATACTTGAGTATGAGTAGTGCTTGCAGTGAGGCATGCTGATTGAACAAATGTCTGGTGCTTGCCTTTAAATTTGGTTGCACTGGAATGAGTCCGAATGTTTTCAGCTCTCAGGGAAGTGAGTGATCAAGGCCAGAGAGTGGGAGAGTctgaaatgtaacattttaaaaaaaagtctctcCTGTTCGCTCTGCCAAACACACTCTCAATCTTtcagacacacacatttatactcTGCATGTGGGTCTAGAGAGTGTGGGAGAGTCTAGAAAGAGGGGCAGAATAGGAATGAGCCTGGGACAAATAGTGATGGGTCATCATGATTCCGGACTAGCACAAAAATTAGCAGTAGGAGGTGATCTAAACTCTTCAACGTATTCATTAAAAACCCTATAATATGATTTGATATCAAACGCTTGCATCGTCTTACTTTCTGTGCTCTTCAAATGGAAAAAAATCAGGATGGACTAGGGAGCACTGCAACGTCTGCAGTCTtctgttcacaaaaaaaaaaaataaaaaaataaatgctgatcAACCAGCATAGCCTTTCTGGAGAAATTGGTAAACCAAGGATGTTGCTTGTTTAGCTAGTTAAGAAGCCTGGTGGGAGCTTCCAAAACACAAATTCCAGGATTTTCAACTGGGTAAAGACATTTCTTACATTCAAACAGTGCCATAACAAACAGAAATTGAAGTGGacacatttacaaaataatcaAACTACTATTGGACTAACATAGGTTTTTAAATGGTTGTTTATTAAATAGTTCCATCTAGCACCGCTGTACCCTGAATATGTGGTTACATCCTTGCATGCAAACATTCAAACATGGGGAAAGGACAATCAAAGCCACACTCTCTTGGGAAACAGAGGCTAAGCCAaggtgaatgaatgaatacaagCCAACAGTCTCAGCCTTTGCCCCCACCCCCGCTCCAGCTCCTCTAGCTAATAGCATCAATCAAAGACCACAAGCCAGGGAGCCATTACACAGCACAAACTTGTCGGCAGCTAActattatacacacacagatCGCATACACAGATCTTAGTACACACCATCCATACTAATGCATTCCTAGAAACACACTGAGTATATACTCTCTACCACACCCTGCCAGTAATGCTAGAGTATTAAG comes from Chanodichthys erythropterus isolate Z2021 chromosome 6, ASM2448905v1, whole genome shotgun sequence and encodes:
- the ndrg3a gene encoding protein NDRG3a isoform X2, with amino-acid sequence MDELQDVQLTEIKPLLTYKNSQNFQDFDCQEHDIETPYGVLHVTMRGTPKGNRPVILTYHDIGLNHKSCFNTLFNFEDMMEITQHFAVVHVDAPGQQEAAPPFPTGYQYPTMDELAEMLSSVLTQLKVNSVIGIGVGAGAYILSRFALIQPSLVEGLVLINVDPCAEGWIDWAASKLTGWTSNLVDIVMSHHFSTEELTDNQELIQTYRLHIAQDINQDNLALFCGSYNARQDLGIERPVAGLNENTVKTLTCPALLVVGDTSPAVEAVVECNSRLNPTKTTLLKMADCGGLPQVVQPGKLAEAFKYFVQGMGYIPAAGMTRLSRSRSSSSSITSMEGSRSRNLNSPLDGPNSGVLDNQARPQTMEVSC
- the ndrg3a gene encoding protein NDRG3a isoform X1 is translated as MDELQDVQLTEIKPLLTYKNSQNFQDFDCQEHDIETPYGVLHVTMRGTPKGNRPVILTYHDIGLNHKSCFNTLFNFEDMMEITQHFAVVHVDAPGQQEAAPPFPTGYQYPTMDELAEMLSSVLTQLKVNSVIGIGVGAGAYILSRFALIQPSLVEGLVLINVDPCAEGWIDWAASKLTGWTSNLVDIVMSHHFSTEELTDNQELIQTYRLHIAQDINQDNLALFCGSYNARQDLGIERPVAGLNENTVKTLTCPALLVVGDTSPAVEAVVECNSRLNPTKTTLLKMADCGGLPQVVQPGKLAEAFKYFVQGMGYIPHVLLSHLSTESVPAAGMTRLSRSRSSSSSITSMEGSRSRNLNSPLDGPNSGVLDNQARPQTMEVSC